A section of the Saccopteryx leptura isolate mSacLep1 chromosome 6, mSacLep1_pri_phased_curated, whole genome shotgun sequence genome encodes:
- the CLEC4G gene encoding C-type lectin domain family 4 member G isoform X1: MPRAQSLLTMDTAGYSKWGGGLQEVSGGHWGRWGQRFLFLTLALVITTVLWVLILSILLSKASTQHAALLGGQDLLTTNASQQTVVLDALKEEVGACNSCCLRTQAQLKTASTKLGEAQEKLMQQESALKELSERVTQSLAEAGRDRKNIRSELFRELEAVRLGNRSCEQCPTQWLPFRGSCYLFSALRASWEDSQRNCAGASAHLVIVEDLDEQAFLTRNTRDRGYWLGLRAVRRASQIQGYQWVDGVPLSFSQWNQGEPNDSQGHEDCIMMLRTGLWNDAPCHSEKDSWICEKRLSC, from the exons ATGCCTAGGGCTCAGAGTCTGCTCACCATGGACACTGCAGGGTACAGCAAGTGGGGTGGTGGGCTCCAGGAGGTCTCCGGAG GACACTGGGGACGCTGGGGACAGCGATTCCTCTTCCTGACCCTGGCTCTCGTCATCACCACAGTCCTGTGGGTCCTCATTCTGAGCATCCTACTTTCCAAGG CCTCCACTCAGCACGCGGCGTTGCTAGGCGGCCAGGACTTGCTGACAACAAATG CCTCGCAGCAGACGGTGGTGCTGGACGCCTTGAAGGAAGAGGTCGGAGCCTGCAATAGCTGCT GCCTGAGGACGCAGGCGCAGCTGAAGACCGCGAGCACCAAGCTTGGGGAAGCGCAGGAGAAGCTGATGCAGCAGGAGAGCGCCTTGAAAGAACTGAGCGAGCGCG TGACCCAGAGCTTGGCCGAAGCGGGAAGGGACCGCAAGAACATCCGCAGTGAGCTGTTCCGGGAGCTGGAGGCCGTCCGACTCGGAAACC GTTCCTGCGAGCAGTGCCCCACGCAGTGGCTacccttccggggctcctgctACCTTTTCTCGGCCCTGCGGGCCTCCTGGGAAGATTCGCAGCGCAACTGCGCCGGCGCGAGTGCGCACCTGGTTATTGTCGAGGACCTGGATGAGCAG GCCTTCCTGACTCGGAATACAAGGGACCGCGGTTACTGGCTGGGCTTGAGAGCCGTGCGCCGCGCGAGCCAGATCCAGGGCTATCAGTGGGTGGACGGAGTCCCGCTCAGCTTCAg CCAGTGGAACCAGGGAGAGCCCAATGACTCTCAGGGGCACGAGGACTGCATCATGATGCTACGCACGGGGTTATGGAACGACGCCCCTTGCCACAGCGAGAAGGACAGTTGGATCTGTGAGAagaggctcagctgctga
- the CLEC4G gene encoding C-type lectin domain family 4 member G isoform X2, whose product MDTAGYSKWGGGLQEVSGGHWGRWGQRFLFLTLALVITTVLWVLILSILLSKASTQHAALLGGQDLLTTNGLRTQAQLKTASTKLGEAQEKLMQQESALKELSERVTQSLAEAGRDRKNIRSELFRELEAVRLGNRSCEQCPTQWLPFRGSCYLFSALRASWEDSQRNCAGASAHLVIVEDLDEQAFLTRNTRDRGYWLGLRAVRRASQIQGYQWVDGVPLSFSQWNQGEPNDSQGHEDCIMMLRTGLWNDAPCHSEKDSWICEKRLSC is encoded by the exons ATGGACACTGCAGGGTACAGCAAGTGGGGTGGTGGGCTCCAGGAGGTCTCCGGAG GACACTGGGGACGCTGGGGACAGCGATTCCTCTTCCTGACCCTGGCTCTCGTCATCACCACAGTCCTGTGGGTCCTCATTCTGAGCATCCTACTTTCCAAGG CCTCCACTCAGCACGCGGCGTTGCTAGGCGGCCAGGACTTGCTGACAACAAATG GCCTGAGGACGCAGGCGCAGCTGAAGACCGCGAGCACCAAGCTTGGGGAAGCGCAGGAGAAGCTGATGCAGCAGGAGAGCGCCTTGAAAGAACTGAGCGAGCGCG TGACCCAGAGCTTGGCCGAAGCGGGAAGGGACCGCAAGAACATCCGCAGTGAGCTGTTCCGGGAGCTGGAGGCCGTCCGACTCGGAAACC GTTCCTGCGAGCAGTGCCCCACGCAGTGGCTacccttccggggctcctgctACCTTTTCTCGGCCCTGCGGGCCTCCTGGGAAGATTCGCAGCGCAACTGCGCCGGCGCGAGTGCGCACCTGGTTATTGTCGAGGACCTGGATGAGCAG GCCTTCCTGACTCGGAATACAAGGGACCGCGGTTACTGGCTGGGCTTGAGAGCCGTGCGCCGCGCGAGCCAGATCCAGGGCTATCAGTGGGTGGACGGAGTCCCGCTCAGCTTCAg CCAGTGGAACCAGGGAGAGCCCAATGACTCTCAGGGGCACGAGGACTGCATCATGATGCTACGCACGGGGTTATGGAACGACGCCCCTTGCCACAGCGAGAAGGACAGTTGGATCTGTGAGAagaggctcagctgctga